Within the Eucalyptus grandis isolate ANBG69807.140 chromosome 1, ASM1654582v1, whole genome shotgun sequence genome, the region aaatacctagatcgtataaataaatccgctgtcgcgcggggtacgagcttgggagagctcgcgatctcgtgAGGAAACTCTCGAGATCAAGTATCCCTAAACCCAACCTTTTCCATCCTTGGACATTTCGGGGACAgacgagatcgggtcgcgacaatGTTACCTAAGAAGCAAAAGGTATTAGATAGAACGATATCTCTTTGGGTGAGTGAGATGTTAACCATTGATGGTCCAATAGGAAACATGAGCAAGCTATACTTCCACTCccagataaaataaaaagtaaaaaataaactaGAGATAGAGTAAAGTATATCAGACAAAGCTTTCAAGTAAttgaatttttgcttttgtgcttctgaataaagaaaaataagtgaaCGTCACTATTTTGTCACCGACGACTCATTTTCCGTGCGACATAGTTAAATAAGTTAGGGGAGCTGTCCTTGTTGAGATGGCAATAGGCCATGCCCAAAacaccaaaattaaaaatagactTGGTACGAGGATTAGATTTGTCGGTATCCCTCCATCTTTGGTCCTTTTGCTTTCCCCCCATGTGTAGGATAGCGACGGATGCCATAGGAAAATCTTCCCCGAATATTCTTGATTATTTATACTGTGAATGTTACCTGCGTCGGAGAATGCGTGAATTAATATCTTTATTACATCGCTTACACGTTTCGACATTAAAATATGAATCTTTCGCTGCCCTTTATGTGCTAGACTTTCTCTCCCTTCTTTCCAATTGAATTTCTGCCTCTATGTTCTTGACTTAGGGAATATCACTTTACAGCTACTATTCGTCAATCCACTTCCATCTCCTCCATATTTAACTCTCGAGTGTTGTCGATAGTTACCTGATCTTATTGGAGTGGGCAAGTAGATTTGGTCTTGCATAGAAAACTAATTAATGTGGATATCACTTAgtcttattttaaaaatgataatacAATGAAATGCTTTATATCTTATATTACTACTTAATGCCCACAAACAGTTCATTCAAACATAGGTCATGATAAAATTCTAGTATCCATGCGGCCAAAAAGTATCCTCTCAAATATGTGCAAACAATTATTTACTTTCCTCTAAAAACACCTAAATTGTTGCTTATTACTTCATTAATTATATAAGAAGTGACGTGGTATAGTCGTGCGTGGAGAGTCAAAGTAAAAAAGGCTCTTGGAATTGGAAAACTATGATAACGGATCCAGTAACATGTAGCATGACCTTTGCTTCGACAAGAAGTATATTATTAtgtctctctctgtttttttttttcttccaatggCGTTTGACATTTTGTCTGGAATATTCCCACATCATTATTCGTATATACCTCTCCGAATTTCCTTGCTTAGGAATGCCGGAGACATGCAATACATTTTAGCTTAGTAACGATTGCCTCATGATGTCCGCCAAGGCGAGCAAAGGATAAGTTATACGTATATACGaacctttttttccctcttttttattttaacaggaCTAGAAATATGTCTTAGGATGACGTTGGTGTcgattttttatgacataaaatcAGGAAATGGTCTATGCTTCTTAGGGATTGATGTCtgatccttttatttttctttttttgtttcttttagcctaaacaaaattttaaaataatttggtGGCCCAATAATGGCGGTGCCACGCCTTGCGATATAGAATAGTTCGACGCGGCTTCATCTCTGAATACATGCGGACAAGGTCCTTTTCGTGTAACAGCCCCGACCAAGGAAGGTTCATAGAGATTAAAATCCTAAATGCACATAAAGAAGAGTAAATGCTCTTCATACCAAACGAGTTTGCACTAGGCTCGACAATCTGTCGACACTTTGCTCACTGACAGATGAAGTCAAAGTCGTCGTTCTTTAATTCCAAGGAGAGAAGTGCGGTCGTGTTTTTATTAGGAAAAGACCAACCTCGGAAGAGAGGTTCACCAGGAAACTCTAGGATGGAATCCGTTGCTTTTTTTAGCAAGAAATGGAGGTTTACACAAAGTTATCAGTCAAACATTCTTTGCCTGCCGCGGTACATGAAATTATATCTGGCCGCCAATGAAACAACCGATAAAATTAATTTCCACGTGATAGCTAGTGAATTGTGTTTCTGGTATTTATTAGAATCATGTTCATCTATGTCATGCCATAAATACTCGATCAACTATATCTAGATTTATTGATTGGCTTTCATTTTTTGTCCAACTAAAGAGTACAACCATAAATAAGGTGTCTTTCATTGTTTTTAAACTTGTCGATTATCAACGTAGCCTCGTTACTCATATTCCATCGGACGAACCATCCTCTATATAATGGTTTTGGTCTGATCAGTGGTCCTATTCCATGGAGAACGGAATCACACACGAGATCAAACATGGGTGCCCAAATAGGGAGCTCTGAAGGTATTAGTAATTGTAGAGAGGTAAGATAATATTACACAAAAAGGGCATCTCTTCTAGCTAGATGGAAGTGAATAAATCTTTCTTAATTAGCATCACCAATAATAATATAGTCCTAAGTGAAGCATCAGCCGCAAATCTTTCCATCGTTTGAACTTCCCTCATCTTTCACTTTAAGGATATGTCTGCTAAAAGAAGGATATGTCGAGTGAATCAATCATGATCGCAGAAGAAGGCGTTAAACATGTTGCTTTTTAGTATGGAAATCATGGGAAAGCCTTTATTTCTGTCATGATTAGTTGAATTTACGTTTTTACATAACCAAGTCTTCTAGAAACAGGCTGGATGTTTTCATCCAATGCCAACGAGGAAAATCAGCATGAGGTGTCAATAGACGGGTTCCtaactttcctcttttttaggcaaataaaaatatatacttcATAGTACCGTCGTCAAAAGTCAAGATAGAAACTTGGGCTCCAAGGTTGTCCTTCGATCCAAATCAAGCTtcgaggaaggagggaggagggagagagagagagagagagagagcgctccCTTGCCACACGATATGGTGCTTTTGCATTAAGGAAGAAAACGATCCCACTCGCATCACGCACGTGCACTTCACTTATGGACCTCAAGGGATAGAACCTTCTCCGCCAAAGATGGCAGTGAATAGTAGATAAAATGAAGGGAAGTCTCCTACGAAATGGTATTCTGGGGAGAAAACTACGAGAAAATGACCGCGAAATACTATATATGTTGTATATGCAATTCATAGGGAAATGATATGATGATCCATGATTTtctttgttatatatatatattcgcaGCTCACAAAATACGTAAAGCCATTTAAGATGCAATTATTCATGAGTAGATTTGGGTATAATTTTccattattatttaaaaattacaaaattttacataattagaaaatttaatcaCGATTCTGACTTTTTTGTCGACTTCTTTCTTGTTGATTGTTACGCAGAATGGGAAAGCCAAGAAGACGATGCCAACTTCTTGATTTTTAGCAGACGTTTGCTAGGGGAATAGATGATAACATAAGATGAGGCCAATTTCTTTGGCTGGATTCAGGAAATTGATACTGAAAGCTGGATGAGACATTGAACAAATAATCAAATGCCACGTGACagtaatatttttctcttatccCGTCAATCGATTTCAATGAGGGCCGTACCTACTTAGAATTTTCTCTTctgaaatattttataattgctATCTTTCCTTCGGGAAATATAAATGAATCTATCCCCcaagattaattaattgatcgATGATAGGACAGACGGACGGAGACAGAGAGTTCTCTGGTTAGCTGTGTCTAGAGTCTGTGAGTTTGTTTCAAAGGGTAGCAGTTGTCAAGAAGCTCCTGATTCGTTAGAATTCTGGTAAACGAATGTGCTGAAGTTAACCACTAAAAGCTTTGGAAAAGCTAAGCACTTGCGTCATCGTTGATGGACACTCCCTCGGCTGTGATCCCTAAAAGCAGTACAAGGAAGGCACAAGCTTATCCGGAGGAAAATCGACATCAATAATAAAGTATTACATTAAATAAGAATATTGACATTTGGATTTTCAAAGCATTGAAACTCTTGTTAATGATGACACGCAAGGCAACTATTTTTGATTAAATGTTTTTGGTCATGTCCGtcaataattttcttattaatgATTCACCTAACTCCGTAATATCATGCTTTTTCATGAACACAATGGTTTTCTTTTAATccaaataattactaaaaaaaatcgTATGTAATACGGCACCAAACTTGATGGTTCCCAACGGGAAATTGCTCACTTATTGCCCGTGGAAAGAGATTCTTCGTCGGTTTCTAGGTAGGTACAGTACGGTATACGTAAGCTTTAGAACAAGTCATCTCTTTATAACCCAACCATattcccctaaaaaaaaaatctcaattgaGACTCTCTCATTTACTCAGAATTCTCATGTCTCGCattctgtttctctctctttctatctctTTATAACGCAACCATAttccccttaaaaaaaaaaaaaacctcaatgGGGACACTTTCCCGTTTCTCAGAGAATTCTCATGTCTCGccttctgtttctctctctctttcctgcTCTCACTAGCTATCTATCTCCATTATAGACACTCCAGAGTctgttcaatttcatttttgttaagATCGTCTTCTCCATTCTACTCAGCACGTGTCAATATAGCTGCGGTTGACCGTATAATTACACTTCCCTAGTTCGGAGTCCCGGCGGTCATGCCGAGCTTTTGCAGAGTTGCACCTGAACTGGTGACGCCGGATTTCGAAGACGTGATTTATGTTGCAGCTGGGAAGGATGTGAAAGAGGGCAAAGCGAAGCTTGTTTGGACAGTGAATCAATCCAGAGGCAACGTCAAGATCTGTATCATTCATGTTCTAGTTCCTTCAAAGACGATCCCCATGGGTAAGTCAacgtttttgctttttcttctttgcataATACCCCATCATCGTTCGGTATCTTCTTTTGTTGAACGAGTATAGTAAAAATGAGAGCTTACTAAGCTCTCATGGATATAACACAGAGATCTTCCATGATGGACAATCGACATgcgaaaaaattaatttcccGTGGGTTTCGCGAAGTTGGACCATATCGGATATCCTATTGCTTTTACTTGTTCCTTTTATTGTCGGTATTCATTCTTTCTGCAGCGTCTGTTTTTGCAACGGATTGAAATTTCTGGGCTGTTAATTTGCCTTTGGTTTGCAGGCGGCCTGGGTGCTGAGATCCCCGCGAACTTGGCGAACGAGATCTTGTTGAGGGAACACAGAGAAAACGAGAGGATAAACATGCATAAGATCTTGGATACCTACCTGCACGTTTGTACAGAAATGGGGGtatatttaatttcttcttcttcttcttggatacttaCCTGCACGTTTGTACAGAAATGGGGGtatatttaatttcttcttcttcgattcCTACCTGCACGTTTGCACAGAAATAGGTGTATATTAAATTTCTCATTCTACCTGCACGTTTGTACAGAAAGGGGGGTATatttaattcttcttcttcttcttcttcttcttcttcttcttcttctagtaTTAATCATTTTTGACCCTTGATAAAGACAGTGCTCGGGAGGCACAAGTTTACATGTCTAAATGTATATACTTCTTCATTTGGAGAAGAAAGCAAATTAATTGGTTTAACGGTTAATAGGTACCAGCAGAGAAAAAGTACATAGAATCGGACAGCGTTCAAAAGGGAATTGTGGAGCTCATATGTTTACATGGGATCAGAAAGCTTGTAATGGGTGCAGCAGCAGACGGACGCTGTTTCAAGTACGTACAGGAACAAGAAAACACGCCCACATGGGTCGTGGACTTATTCATTCCAAATCTGTCCTACTCATAACTAAAAGGACATGTTTGTTTGGATCCATAATTACAGCATTAAACCAGATACTTATTTCTATGTCAATCCTTAGATGTGTTGTGCAAATTCAGTCTTTGAGGAATACTTGGTGGCACTTCTCGAACGCGATGTCTAGACCGTCAATATACATAATGTGCTATGAATCATCTTACATTCCTATTGAGtgacataataaaataaaaaccggCAACATGTTGTTCTGTGAATCTAAAAGTCTCTTTTGTTGTGTCTACAAGCTTTGTTTGGTATCATCTGAATTTACACCAAATTAATTCACTATCTTCTCTGGGTTTGAATTGGCAGGAAGATGACAGAAATCAAGTCCAGGAAAGCCATCTTCGTTCGCGATAAAGCTCATATCTCTTGTCAAATTCGGTTTATCCTCAACAGGCACCTCATTCACACTAGGTAGTGACTACTTTACTTgtaaatttgtcttctttgaaaTTATCGTATATACATGTGAGGGTGTTTTGAACATAAGTTCTACAACAAACAATCAGCTGAAAATCTTGTTGCAATAGTTGAATGCCATAGGAGACCTAGAAGTTCAGGTAGGGATGAGGCTGGGACAGACAATTGTATTCATGTTTtccattatttcttctttctttgaataataCGGCCAAACACTTGGGAAATTTTGCGCTGAAGCGCCATGGCAACTACCAGTGTCCTAGATCCGCTAACGTCTAATTCTCTCATAACACAATAAATGAAATTTCCAAATGAAATTGAGTGCAAGTAGGGATGCTTCCGGTGGGAAGTCAGCGGACAATCAATTTATAAAGAGATGCACCAATTTTGGCTTCACCTCAACGTTGTTTCAATTCCTTGTCAATGTCAAAATAGGGAAGCTCGAACAGCTGAAGCCATTGGAGAAGTTCCTACTGATGCAACATCACCAACGAGTCCAGCCCTTGGAGCTGGAAAGTCAGTTTTCTTGAAATCACGATCTGACACACAGCGAAGTGGTACGGCAAAGTTGAGCAATCCATTTCGAGACCTCATGAGAAGAGCGTTCTCCGTGAACGCTGATCGACATTCAGCGAGGCCAATAGCTTCTCCTCCGCCAGATAGCACTCCTTCTGATCAGTCCAATTTGGAGTGCATGCTGGAGACGCACGACACTCCCCAAGAACTCACAACAAGCCTTTCCCATCATCTGCAGTTGATTCCGTCGGTCTATCATACTGGCCATTCATCATTTTCCAACACTCCGGTATGCACAGCTGTTTTCATGTTCTCTAACCAGGAGGCCATGTCTCTAGCTTAAGTTGTCCTGTTTGGAGCTAGGAATATCTCATTCGTTGTCCTTTAAAGGAATATTGCAAAGTTTAGCTAATTGTAACAGGATTTGGATGAAAATGGCATGCGAGAAGTGCTTGAGGAGGGAGCGATGACTCGTGCTGAAGATGAAGTAGGTATCATTGAGAGCAGGCGAAAGGATCCCAGGAAGGTATAATGTCGATATAATAACTGGACCACTTTGCTATATATCGACCTGGACCCctgaattattttaatttctggTATTAAAAATGGAATATTTCGACTGATTTTGCTGAAGTCTGTTTGTTGAGGACCCGAACTCCATGGAAACGATTCATCCTAAAATGTAATACGTAAATTAAATGCATGACATAACAAACATTAGGCAGAAAGATGATTTATTGATTtgtggccaaaaaagaaaaggagatggtCTATTGAGTACAGTATTATGGGTAAATTTTCAGTTGGAGGAAGAACTAGAGAAGGTGCAGGATCACCTAAACAAAGTGATATCATGTATGACATAATTTACATGAAGATGAAAGATGATTTATTGACTCGtggcaaaaaaataaacgaTGAAGTTTTGAATGTAGTATTATGGGTAAACTTTAAGAGGACATAATTGCAGAGATTATACGCTGAGAAGTTGAAGGAAGAACATGAGAAGGTGATGGAAGAACTTCGCATTGCCCAGGCCCAGAAATCGCAGCTGAAGGACCAATTCGTGGAGACCGACCAGAGCAGAAAGGAGTTGGAGCTGAAAATCATTGCAAGCGAGGAAATATTGCGGGCTTTGGTACAAAAGCAAGAACTGTTGCGGATCGAACTCGAGAATGCACTCCTAAAGGCCGAGGAGGAGAGCAGAAGAAAAGGAGATTCCTCCGGCACAAAGTTCTTCTCCGAGTTCTCCTTTACCGAAATTGCAGAAGCTGCGCAGAACTTCGACCCATCCTTGAAGATCGGGAAAGGTGGCTGCGGGACCGTGTACAGAGGTTTGCTTCGACTTACGCCAGTGGCTATAAAGATCATGAATGGTCCTAGCACGCGAGGTTCACAAGAATTTCAACAGGAGGTAACAATTCTCGACTATCCTCTACTTGTTTACAAGTTTTCTCTAAACCAAAAttaagaataattaaattatgtaAAGACTCGGGTCATCACGAAGTAAATTTGTTTTCCACAATAATATCACCATGACATCACGAATTCACAGTAAGAGGACATTAATCGGAGTGATCGAGAATATCATTGTTGATCGTCAAACTCTCGATTGAATATCTCACAGATCGATGTGTTGAGAGAGGTGAAGCATCCTAATCTCATCACGCTCATCGGCGCTTGTCCTCAGCCTTGCACTCTTGTTTACGAATATATACCAAACGGTAGCCTCGAACATTGGCTCCACGACAGTGACAGGGCGAAGCAGCTGCCATGGCGAGCCCGAATATGCATCGCCACAGAGCTCTGCTCTGCCCTGGCCTTCCTCCACTCTTGGGAGCCTCACAGCATCGTCCATGGGGACGTCAAACCAGGAAACATCCTACTGGACGCGCACTTCAAGAGCAAGCTCAGCGATTTCGGCATCTCCCGATTGCTGTCTGGGGGCGAGCGGTCGAGCAACAACACCGCCGTCCTGCACCTGACCAACCCGAAAGGGACGTTTGGGTACGTGGACCCTGAGTTCGTCGTCACCCATGAGCTCACAACGAGGTCCGATGTCTACTCTTTCGGGATTATACTACTTGAATTATTGACGAGGAGGCCCGCCTTAGGAATAGCAAATGCAGTGCAAGAGGCAATTAGCACAGGGACTTTGGCGGCCATCTTGGATTCATCGGCTGGAGAGTGGCCCTACACGCTGGCCGAGAAGTTGACTCATTTGGCTTTGAGTTGCTGCGAGATGAGCAGAAGGAGTAGGCCGGATCTCAAGTCGGAAGTGGGGACGGTGCTCCAATCGATCCGAGCTTCCTGTTGATAAACCAAGACTTTCGAATACTCGGGAATTGAGCGATATACATGTTGTGGTTGTGTACTTGGTCTCTTAAGTAAATAGACTTACGGGGTCACGTGTCAATGTCATCCGTGAGTACCGGCTGATTTGTGTGTATTCGCAAATATAAATGTCTTGCTACGTCATGTAGATACGTACCTACCAT harbors:
- the LOC104445898 gene encoding U-box domain-containing protein 33; amino-acid sequence: MPSFCRVAPELVTPDFEDVIYVAAGKDVKEGKAKLVWTVNQSRGNVKICIIHVLVPSKTIPMGGLGAEIPANLANEILLREHRENERINMHKILDTYLHVCTEMGVPAEKKYIESDSVQKGIVELICLHGIRKLVMGAAADGRCFKKMTEIKSRKAIFVRDKAHISCQIRFILNRHLIHTREARTAEAIGEVPTDATSPTSPALGAGKSVFLKSRSDTQRSGTAKLSNPFRDLMRRAFSVNADRHSARPIASPPPDSTPSDQSNLECMLETHDTPQELTTSLSHHLQLIPSVYHTGHSSFSNTPDLDENGMREVLEEGAMTRAEDEVGIIESRRKDPRKRLYAEKLKEEHEKVMEELRIAQAQKSQLKDQFVETDQSRKELELKIIASEEILRALVQKQELLRIELENALLKAEEESRRKGDSSGTKFFSEFSFTEIAEAAQNFDPSLKIGKGGCGTVYRGLLRLTPVAIKIMNGPSTRGSQEFQQEIDVLREVKHPNLITLIGACPQPCTLVYEYIPNGSLEHWLHDSDRAKQLPWRARICIATELCSALAFLHSWEPHSIVHGDVKPGNILLDAHFKSKLSDFGISRLLSGGERSSNNTAVLHLTNPKGTFGYVDPEFVVTHELTTRSDVYSFGIILLELLTRRPALGIANAVQEAISTGTLAAILDSSAGEWPYTLAEKLTHLALSCCEMSRRSRPDLKSEVGTVLQSIRASC